The Fusobacterium periodonticum ATCC 33693 genomic sequence AAGATTACTGCGACGTCCTATAATGTTGAAAGAGCCTTTGTGGAGCTCTAGAAACATTATAGGCTGGCAAGTAATCGCTATATATAACTAAAGCTTATTAAAATCTCTCAAAGAAAATTTCCTAAAATCTACTCAGTAACAAGTTATTTTTATTATTTATTTTTATTATTTTTTAGCTTTTTCTAGTGCATCCCATACTGCTTCTTTAAATTCTTTATTAGAAACAGTTGCTCCTGACACAGCATCAACTTCATTTGGATCTTGTACTTCTACTAACTTATCAGCATAAGTTGAAAAACCTTCAACAGCTATTTGAGCCTTTCTATATTTTTCATCTCCTGCTTCTTTTCCGTAGTCATCGCCTTTAACATTTCCTTTTCCATCTCTGAACTCAGCAGTACAAGCTACTATTTTACCATCTTGTATTGTAAGAACTACATCAGCTGTACTTGGGTGATCCTTGTCATCATTGTTAAAATGCCCTTGATATTCTCCATCATTAAAAGACATCTTAGAGAAATCTTTTTTTCCACAAGCTGTTAATAAAGATAATGCTACTACCATTCCAACTACTGAACC encodes the following:
- a CDS encoding FMN-binding protein, with product MVVALSLLTACGKKDFSKMSFNDGEYQGHFNNDDKDHPSTADVVLTIQDGKIVACTAEFRDGKGNVKGDDYGKEAGDEKYRKAQIAVEGFSTYADKLVEVQDPNEVDAVSGATVSNKEFKEAVWDALEKAKK